Proteins from a single region of Oscillospiraceae bacterium:
- a CDS encoding isochorismatase family protein — protein sequence GADAVACVKSTCYNLCKANYGVTVLSDCITSYDKRKIDEMLRYYESQGSKIICLNDLLV from the coding sequence GGAGCAGACGCCGTCGCTTGTGTGAAATCAACCTGTTACAACTTGTGCAAAGCGAATTACGGCGTTACTGTCCTGTCGGATTGCATTACCAGTTATGATAAACGGAAAATTGATGAAATGCTGCGTTATTATGAAAGCCAGGGCAGTAAAATTATTTGTTTGAATGACCTTTTAGTTTAA
- a CDS encoding AraC family transcriptional regulator codes for MLTVTHRYDGISEKHLQNSLHAHSYYEFELVYGGMGVQILKKSSFSMSRGCAYLRTPNNLHTTHQDENNKLKSYNIRFSVDFIPKELAANLMTEDNALYVKFDENELDALIEKIKCLASEIKNSDFYSPSVLSAVFCEILVAFIRKYHLTANRNSSYSRHVQSIINYINSNYRKKLSVSELAGIFHLNPHYMGSLFIREAGRSISEYILELRLILSVQLLMSSSLSVNEIAFECGFNTPAYFIVKFRERYGAPPKKYMNLYSRQAPKS; via the coding sequence ATGCTTACCGTCACGCACAGGTACGACGGAATAAGCGAGAAGCATCTGCAGAACTCCCTTCACGCGCACAGCTACTACGAATTTGAGCTTGTGTACGGAGGAATGGGTGTGCAAATTCTGAAGAAATCATCATTCAGTATGTCTCGCGGCTGCGCGTACCTCAGAACGCCGAACAACCTCCACACCACGCATCAGGACGAAAACAACAAGTTGAAATCGTACAATATACGCTTCTCGGTGGATTTTATACCAAAGGAGTTGGCAGCGAACCTCATGACGGAAGACAACGCTCTCTACGTAAAATTCGATGAAAATGAGCTTGACGCGCTGATTGAAAAAATCAAGTGTCTCGCCTCCGAAATCAAAAACTCGGATTTCTATTCTCCCTCCGTTCTTTCCGCTGTTTTCTGTGAAATATTAGTCGCTTTTATCCGCAAATATCATTTAACCGCCAACAGAAATTCAAGCTACAGCCGCCATGTGCAAAGCATAATAAATTATATAAACAGCAATTATCGTAAGAAACTCAGTGTAAGCGAGCTGGCTGGGATTTTTCATCTCAACCCGCATTACATGGGCAGTCTGTTTATTCGTGAAGCCGGACGAAGCATTTCGGAGTATATTCTCGAGCTGCGCTTGATTCTATCCGTTCAGCTTCTCATGAGTTCCTCCCTGTCAGTCAATGAAATTGCGTTCGAGTGTGGCTTTAACACGCCTGCCTATTTCATCGTCAAATTCCGAGAGCGATATGGAGCGCCGCCAAAAAAATACATGAACTTGTACTCTCGCCAAGCCCCAAAAAGCTAA
- a CDS encoding sialidase family protein, whose translation MLSIDYKDYVIRLSDPEVYVDNLARRRSGHMTHAMTEFAEGKFIDFNSSCSAVRAAGHSAYGFVEYRITEDCGKTYSEPRVLPFSREAFLDGVFTVSVEKAVTCGDGSILAFCLRNTMLEPVCCEPWLTPMAVCSRDGGETWGKPFEVSPYPGRIYDVLTVRDKVIFLEFKNEHFIGSGPKHKYSVFISENNGADFCETELPIDGIGRGYGSILCDGNGILHAYAYNVNDERHMDHAISSDLGKTWQNVEPCYLNRGIRNPQTALIDGVYVLHGRGENANGFVFYFSTDGCTWSEASFAGDKSGGCYYSNNLLLNDAGRNFLLIQYSEMCTNADSKPGENSQVDVMHRTLEIIRR comes from the coding sequence ATGTTAAGTATTGATTATAAGGATTACGTAATCAGACTCTCCGATCCGGAAGTTTATGTGGATAACTTGGCCCGTCGGAGAAGCGGACACATGACGCACGCGATGACCGAATTTGCTGAGGGAAAATTCATCGATTTCAACTCGAGCTGCTCCGCAGTACGCGCAGCCGGACACTCGGCCTACGGATTTGTCGAATACCGCATAACGGAAGACTGCGGCAAAACCTATTCCGAGCCCCGCGTGCTTCCGTTTTCACGTGAGGCGTTCCTTGACGGTGTTTTCACCGTTTCGGTCGAGAAAGCGGTAACCTGCGGGGACGGCAGTATTTTGGCTTTTTGTCTGCGAAACACGATGCTTGAACCGGTCTGCTGCGAGCCGTGGCTAACACCGATGGCGGTTTGCAGCCGCGACGGCGGTGAAACCTGGGGAAAGCCGTTTGAGGTATCGCCTTATCCCGGCAGAATTTATGACGTTCTGACTGTCCGAGACAAGGTTATTTTTCTTGAATTCAAGAATGAGCATTTCATCGGAAGCGGACCAAAGCACAAGTATTCCGTATTTATCAGCGAAAACAACGGCGCGGATTTCTGCGAAACCGAACTTCCCATCGACGGAATCGGCAGGGGTTATGGTTCGATTCTGTGCGACGGCAACGGTATTCTTCACGCTTATGCCTACAATGTGAACGACGAACGGCATATGGACCACGCTATAAGTTCCGACCTCGGAAAAACATGGCAAAATGTCGAGCCATGCTATCTGAACCGTGGAATCCGCAATCCTCAGACCGCACTGATTGATGGGGTTTATGTTCTGCACGGACGCGGAGAGAATGCAAACGGTTTTGTTTTCTATTTTTCAACTGACGGCTGCACCTGGAGCGAAGCTTCGTTCGCAGGTGATAAGAGCGGAGGCTGCTACTATTCAAACAATCTGCTGCTAAATGATGCCGGAAGAAATTTTCTGCTGATACAGTATTCCGAGATGTGTACAAACGCGGACTCTAAGCCGGGGGAAAATTCTCAGGTGGACGTGATGCACAGAACGCTTGAGATTATTAGAAGATAA
- a CDS encoding aldolase/citrate lyase family protein, protein MDRLFRINEKLANGEILYGTHVFCGAPPLTECLAQIGFDLLWIDMEHTAIGIESLQNNLIAARAGGTPAIVRIPWNEKVLAKPVLDMGPDGIIFPDIRTADEARAAVSACEYPPNGERGYGPLRALNYGGIDKTDYVDRLYRRTQRFLQIEHIDAVNNLEEITAVEGVDGYIVGPNDLSGSAGHIGRYDHPDMTQIYDRIGEVMRRHGKLFGVSLGYDPDIMSEWLERGAKMIFSGNDVGYVFDGASNLLRDLKRLSK, encoded by the coding sequence ATGGACAGACTTTTTCGGATAAATGAAAAGTTGGCAAACGGGGAAATCCTTTACGGAACACACGTATTCTGCGGCGCTCCGCCGCTCACTGAATGTCTCGCGCAGATCGGATTCGATTTGCTTTGGATTGATATGGAGCATACCGCAATCGGAATCGAGAGCCTGCAAAACAATCTGATTGCAGCCCGCGCGGGCGGAACGCCTGCGATAGTCAGGATACCGTGGAACGAAAAGGTATTGGCAAAGCCTGTGCTTGATATGGGGCCGGACGGAATTATATTCCCGGATATCAGAACCGCCGATGAAGCTCGCGCCGCCGTTTCCGCCTGCGAATATCCGCCGAATGGAGAACGCGGCTACGGCCCGCTGCGCGCACTCAACTACGGCGGCATTGACAAGACCGATTATGTTGATCGTTTATACCGCAGGACACAGCGTTTTTTGCAGATCGAACATATCGATGCGGTTAATAATCTCGAGGAAATAACCGCGGTTGAAGGGGTCGACGGATACATTGTCGGACCGAACGATCTCTCCGGCTCCGCCGGGCACATCGGACGATACGATCACCCGGATATGACGCAGATTTACGACCGCATCGGAGAAGTTATGCGCAGGCACGGCAAATTATTTGGCGTATCTCTCGGCTACGACCCGGATATTATGTCCGAATGGCTTGAGCGCGGCGCAAAAATGATTTTTTCGGGCAATGATGTCGGTTATGTTTTTGACGGCGCGTCGAATCTGCTTCGCGATCTTAAACGGTTAAGCAAATAA
- a CDS encoding SDR family NAD(P)-dependent oxidoreductase has translation MKTAPFKEKYGPYALVAAGSDGLGFAYAEAIAKRGLNLVLIARQQERLKAAAARLRDTYNIDVIAVAADMADFENVKQQIVALNVSIGLLIYNAAYAPIGLFENTGEDRLALAAAVNVKAPLLLTKLLSEPMIQQKRGGIVLMSSLAGGQGSPNLATYAATKSFNAILAEGLWKELKPHGVDVIACCAGAILTPGYQQAEKAKPAPGTMEASEAAEQTLNALGRGPIIIPGVTNKIGRFVLSRILSRKAAINLMSKNTGGLS, from the coding sequence ATGAAAACCGCACCATTCAAAGAAAAATACGGGCCGTACGCGTTGGTCGCGGCCGGCTCCGACGGATTGGGCTTTGCGTATGCCGAGGCGATTGCAAAGCGGGGATTGAACTTGGTTTTAATTGCCCGTCAGCAAGAGCGGCTCAAAGCTGCGGCGGCCCGGCTGAGAGATACATATAACATCGATGTGATTGCCGTTGCGGCGGATATGGCGGATTTTGAAAATGTGAAACAACAGATCGTCGCTTTGAATGTTTCGATTGGGTTGTTAATTTACAATGCCGCATACGCTCCGATCGGCCTGTTCGAAAACACCGGCGAAGATCGTTTGGCGCTTGCCGCAGCCGTGAACGTGAAAGCGCCGCTGCTGCTGACAAAACTCTTATCCGAGCCGATGATTCAACAAAAACGAGGTGGCATTGTGCTGATGTCGTCGCTCGCCGGAGGGCAGGGCAGCCCGAACCTCGCGACTTATGCGGCGACAAAATCATTTAACGCCATATTGGCCGAAGGCCTTTGGAAAGAGCTGAAACCGCACGGTGTTGATGTGATTGCCTGCTGTGCCGGCGCGATCCTGACGCCCGGTTATCAACAGGCCGAAAAGGCCAAACCGGCGCCGGGTACGATGGAAGCAAGCGAAGCCGCCGAGCAGACGCTGAACGCGTTGGGCAGAGGGCCTATCATCATTCCCGGCGTCACGAACAAAATCGGCCGTTTTGTGCTCTCCAGAATTTTGAGCCGAAAAGCCGCCATCAATCTCATGTCGAAGAATACGGGAGGATTGTCATGA
- a CDS encoding arsenate reductase family protein produces the protein MNIQIFGISKCFDTKKAQRYFSERKIKVQFIDLKEKPMSRGEFNSVKAAVGGYEKLVDENCKDQDLLALYKYLTKEAKEEKILENQVLLKTPIVRNGKQATVGYAPEVWKTWA, from the coding sequence ATGAATATACAGATTTTCGGGATCTCAAAATGTTTTGATACCAAGAAAGCGCAGCGGTATTTCAGCGAGCGCAAAATCAAGGTGCAATTCATTGACCTGAAGGAAAAGCCCATGAGCCGCGGTGAGTTTAACAGTGTGAAAGCTGCCGTCGGCGGTTATGAAAAGCTGGTTGACGAGAACTGCAAGGATCAGGATTTATTGGCACTTTATAAGTACCTGACCAAGGAGGCAAAGGAAGAAAAAATCCTTGAAAATCAAGTACTCCTGAAAACCCCAATCGTCCGCAACGGCAAGCAAGCGACTGTCGGCTACGCGCCGGAGGTTTGGAAAACATGGGCGTGA
- a CDS encoding tetratricopeptide repeat protein, with translation MKTHMLKLFKRSYALYWVLTMLGIIPIAALIWNNYPIGLLYIIAIPVWMIIAGMIANIYGVKLTQNMNATLNDECNTKDFIAFYEKALEKENINYLRSYILLNLSAGYLSSGDFAAGKQILDMVSRIPDTKDGASHTVCFFNNLAVYYIRTNELDYAENTLKNLNEALKNPKLDTKYYVRYERLYSFGNVVINVARGNYNGAEDYLNMLFDKDKTLLMKVSAKYYLGDLYVRLGDPEKAASAFEYVLQNGNDTYYAQRASEYLGKPLITALPPVKP, from the coding sequence ATGAAAACACATATGCTTAAATTATTTAAAAGGTCCTATGCGTTATATTGGGTATTGACAATGCTCGGTATTATTCCGATTGCCGCTTTAATTTGGAATAATTATCCCATTGGGTTGCTCTATATTATAGCAATTCCCGTTTGGATGATTATTGCGGGTATGATCGCCAATATATATGGAGTAAAATTAACCCAAAATATGAACGCAACGCTGAACGATGAATGCAATACCAAAGATTTCATTGCATTTTATGAAAAGGCATTAGAAAAAGAAAATATCAATTACTTAAGAAGTTATATTTTATTAAATTTGAGCGCAGGCTATTTGTCAAGCGGAGATTTCGCGGCTGGCAAACAGATTTTGGATATGGTGAGCAGAATTCCGGACACAAAAGACGGGGCTTCGCATACTGTATGCTTCTTTAATAACCTTGCGGTATATTACATAAGAACAAATGAATTGGATTACGCAGAAAATACGTTGAAAAATTTGAATGAGGCATTAAAAAATCCCAAGCTGGATACAAAATATTATGTACGGTACGAACGATTGTACAGCTTCGGAAATGTCGTAATCAATGTGGCAAGAGGAAATTATAACGGCGCAGAAGATTATTTAAATATGCTCTTTGACAAAGACAAAACGCTGCTTATGAAAGTTTCAGCAAAGTATTACTTGGGCGATTTATACGTCCGTTTGGGCGATCCCGAAAAAGCGGCGTCGGCTTTTGAATACGTTCTGCAAAACGGCAATGACACCTATTACGCTCAAAGAGCCAGCGAATATCTCGGCAAACCTCTCATAACCGCATTACCGCCAGTTAAGCCGTAG
- a CDS encoding DUF4279 domain-containing protein, which yields MDDWRNGRNCCYTYFKITGDFDPDVVTGIIGLVPLEFWRSGDLRKNGTVYNFSLWEYGRCDEYDVYVENQMMKTIQDLIPKTDILCKIKKQYDVNFTLEIVPSIYVNDINPCLAPNREVIKFCYETETDLDIDLYVFNSSED from the coding sequence ATGGACGACTGGAGGAATGGGCGTAACTGCTGTTATACTTATTTTAAGATTACCGGTGATTTCGATCCCGATGTTGTCACCGGAATTATAGGATTAGTCCCTTTGGAATTTTGGCGTAGCGGTGATTTACGTAAAAATGGAACTGTTTATAATTTTTCTTTGTGGGAATACGGAAGATGTGATGAATATGATGTTTACGTTGAAAATCAAATGATGAAAACGATACAAGACTTAATACCGAAAACAGATATTCTCTGCAAAATCAAAAAACAATACGATGTTAATTTTACTCTTGAGATAGTCCCTTCCATATATGTGAACGACATCAATCCATGTTTAGCCCCCAATAGAGAGGTAATAAAGTTTTGTTATGAAACAGAGACAGATTTAGACATTGACCTGTATGTTTTTAATTCTTCCGAAGACTAA